A stretch of Nonomuraea africana DNA encodes these proteins:
- the ppdK gene encoding pyruvate, phosphate dikinase, producing the protein MAKYVYDFTEGNKDLKDLLGGKGANLAEMTNLGLPVPPGFTITSQACRHYLAEGAVPDGLEAEVAEHLAALESAMGKKLGQADDPLLVSVRSGAKFSMPGMMDTVLNIGLNDESVHGLAKQAGGNDRFAWDSYRRLVQMFGRTVLGIDGDLFEHALESLKGSRQDTDLSAEELQGLVETFKGIVRAETGKDFPADPREQMRLAVMAVFDSWNAPRAVLYRRQERIPADLGTAVNIVAMVFGNLGEDSGTGVAFTRDPGSGQQGLYGDYLQNAQGEDVVAGIRNTIPLQELERIDKRSYDELLQIMEKLENHYRDLCDIEFTIERGKLWMLQTRVGKRTAAAAFCIATQLVDQGLISIDEAVTRITGDQLAQLMFPRFSAEGERRLLTKGMNASPGAAVGKAVFTSERAIELAGQGEDVILVRRETNPDDLSGMIAARGVLTSRGGKTSHAAVVARGMGKTCVCGAEELEVSTSSRSFTAPGGVTVNEGDVISIDGTTGEVFLGEVPVMDSAVVEYFEGAAPQDDLVRAVDRIMKHADEVRRLGVRANADSAEDAARARRFGASGIGLCRTEHMFLGDRRQLVEDLVLAASDEERQSALDALEPLQKSDFIEIFKAMDGLPVTIRLLDPPLHEFLPDLVDLSVKVAKGEASDKERTLLAAVKRLHERNPMLGLRGVRLGLVIPGLFAMQVRAIAEAAREVPGARPEIMIPLVAAVQELEAVREEAVGILAEIGVEALVGTMIETPRAALTAGQIAEAAEFFSFGTNDLTQMAWGFSRDDVEASFFSRYLELGIFGVSPFETLDRDGVGRLVRLAAEEGRKTRPDVKLGICGEHGGDPDSVHFCHEAGLDYVSCSPFRVPVARLEAARAALEQNASDTR; encoded by the coding sequence GTGGCCAAGTACGTTTACGACTTCACCGAGGGCAACAAGGATCTCAAGGATCTTCTCGGGGGTAAGGGCGCCAATCTGGCCGAGATGACCAATCTCGGACTGCCCGTCCCCCCTGGATTCACGATCACCTCTCAGGCGTGCCGCCACTACCTCGCGGAGGGCGCGGTGCCTGACGGGCTCGAGGCGGAGGTCGCCGAGCACCTGGCGGCGCTGGAATCCGCGATGGGCAAGAAGCTCGGCCAGGCCGACGACCCGCTGCTCGTCAGCGTCCGCTCAGGGGCCAAGTTCTCGATGCCCGGCATGATGGATACCGTGCTGAACATCGGGCTCAACGACGAGTCCGTGCACGGGCTGGCCAAGCAGGCGGGCGGCAACGACCGGTTCGCCTGGGACTCCTACCGCAGGCTCGTCCAGATGTTCGGCAGGACCGTGCTCGGCATCGACGGCGACCTGTTCGAGCACGCGCTGGAGTCGCTCAAGGGCTCCCGCCAGGACACCGACCTGTCGGCCGAAGAGCTGCAGGGACTGGTCGAGACCTTCAAGGGCATCGTCCGCGCGGAGACGGGCAAGGACTTCCCCGCCGACCCGCGCGAGCAGATGCGCCTCGCCGTGATGGCCGTCTTCGACTCGTGGAACGCTCCCCGCGCCGTCCTCTACCGCCGCCAGGAGCGCATCCCCGCCGACCTGGGCACCGCGGTGAACATCGTGGCCATGGTCTTCGGCAACCTCGGCGAGGACTCCGGCACGGGCGTGGCCTTCACCCGTGACCCCGGCTCCGGCCAGCAGGGCCTCTACGGCGACTACCTGCAGAACGCCCAGGGCGAGGACGTCGTCGCCGGCATCCGCAACACCATCCCGCTGCAGGAGCTGGAGCGCATCGACAAGCGCTCCTACGACGAGCTGCTGCAGATCATGGAGAAGCTCGAGAACCACTACCGCGACCTGTGCGACATCGAGTTCACCATCGAGCGGGGCAAGCTCTGGATGCTGCAGACCAGGGTCGGCAAGCGCACCGCCGCCGCCGCGTTCTGCATCGCCACCCAGCTCGTCGACCAGGGCCTCATCAGCATCGACGAGGCGGTCACCCGGATCACCGGCGACCAGCTCGCGCAGCTGATGTTCCCCCGCTTCTCGGCCGAGGGCGAGCGCAGGCTGCTCACCAAGGGCATGAACGCCTCGCCCGGCGCCGCGGTGGGCAAGGCCGTCTTCACCTCCGAGCGCGCGATCGAGCTGGCGGGGCAGGGCGAGGACGTCATCCTGGTCAGGCGCGAGACCAACCCCGACGACCTGTCCGGCATGATCGCCGCCAGGGGCGTGCTGACCTCCCGCGGCGGCAAGACCTCCCACGCGGCCGTGGTCGCCCGCGGCATGGGCAAGACGTGCGTGTGCGGGGCCGAGGAACTGGAGGTCTCCACCTCCTCGCGGAGCTTCACCGCGCCCGGCGGGGTCACGGTCAACGAGGGCGACGTCATCTCCATCGACGGCACCACGGGCGAGGTCTTCCTCGGCGAGGTGCCGGTGATGGACTCGGCGGTGGTCGAGTACTTCGAGGGCGCCGCCCCGCAGGACGACCTCGTCCGCGCGGTGGACCGCATCATGAAGCACGCCGACGAGGTGCGCCGCCTGGGGGTGCGGGCCAACGCCGACAGCGCCGAGGACGCCGCGCGTGCCAGGCGCTTCGGGGCCTCGGGCATCGGGCTGTGCCGTACCGAGCACATGTTCCTCGGTGACCGCCGCCAGCTCGTCGAGGACCTGGTGCTCGCCGCCTCGGACGAGGAGCGGCAGTCCGCCCTCGACGCGCTCGAACCCCTCCAGAAGAGCGACTTCATCGAGATCTTCAAGGCCATGGACGGCCTGCCGGTGACGATCAGGCTCCTCGACCCGCCGCTGCACGAGTTCCTGCCCGACCTGGTGGACCTGTCGGTGAAGGTGGCCAAGGGCGAGGCCTCGGACAAGGAGCGCACCCTGCTGGCCGCCGTCAAGCGGCTGCACGAGCGGAACCCGATGCTCGGCCTCAGGGGCGTACGGCTCGGCCTGGTCATCCCCGGCCTGTTCGCCATGCAGGTCAGGGCCATCGCCGAGGCCGCCCGCGAGGTTCCGGGCGCCCGGCCCGAGATCATGATCCCGCTGGTCGCGGCCGTCCAGGAGCTCGAGGCGGTACGCGAGGAGGCGGTCGGCATCCTGGCGGAGATCGGCGTCGAGGCGCTCGTCGGCACCATGATCGAGACGCCCAGGGCCGCGCTCACGGCGGGACAGATCGCCGAGGCCGCGGAGTTCTTCTCCTTCGGCACCAACGACCTGACCCAGATGGCGTGGGGCTTCTCCCGCGACGACGTCGAGGCCTCCTTCTTCTCCCGCTACCTCGAGCTGGGCATCTTCGGCGTCTCCCCGTTCGAGACCCTCGACAGGGACGGCGTCGGCCGCCTGGTCAGGCTCGCGGCCGAGGAGGGCAGGAAGACCAGGCCCGACGTCAAGCTGGGCATCTGCGGCGAGCACGGCGGCGACCCCGACTCGGTCCACTTCTGCCACGAGGCGGGGCTCGACTACGTGTCGTGCTCGCCGTTCAGGGTCCCGGTCGCCCGGCTGGAGGCGGCCCGCGCCGCCCTGGAGCAGAACGCCTCCGACACCCGCTGA
- a CDS encoding VWA domain-containing protein, with amino-acid sequence MSLLAPLWLLLLIPVALIAVTYVVMSMRRSAYAVRFSNLDLLDKVAPKSPGWRRHAPAAALLAMLVLLVVGFARPTAEVQVPRERATIMVAFDVSASMEATDVAPDRFTAAREAARQFVEGLPPRFNLGLVTFSGQASVAVPPTTDRQAVLAALGRLTTASGTAIGEAVHSSLEAIQDLDTEQEPPPAHIVLLSDGSNTTGRPLPEAARAAAERGVPVTTIAYGTQTGTIDIQGNQIPVPVDAPALQELARSAGGGFYEAASGDELQAVYDDIGTSVGYRMERQEIWPWFVGAGLLLAALAAIGSMLWFSRLP; translated from the coding sequence ATGAGTCTCCTCGCACCCCTCTGGCTGCTGCTCCTCATCCCCGTGGCGCTCATCGCCGTCACCTACGTCGTGATGTCCATGCGGCGCAGCGCCTACGCCGTCCGCTTCAGCAACCTCGACCTCCTGGACAAGGTCGCCCCCAAGAGCCCGGGCTGGCGCAGGCACGCCCCGGCCGCGGCGCTGCTGGCGATGCTCGTGCTGCTGGTCGTCGGCTTCGCCAGGCCGACCGCGGAGGTCCAGGTGCCGAGGGAGCGTGCGACGATCATGGTCGCGTTCGACGTGTCGGCCTCGATGGAGGCCACGGACGTCGCGCCCGACCGCTTCACCGCCGCCCGCGAGGCCGCCCGGCAGTTCGTCGAGGGCCTGCCCCCGCGTTTCAACCTCGGCCTGGTCACCTTCTCCGGACAGGCGTCGGTGGCCGTGCCGCCGACCACGGACCGGCAGGCGGTGCTCGCCGCACTCGGCAGGCTCACCACCGCCTCGGGCACCGCCATCGGCGAGGCCGTCCACTCGTCGCTGGAGGCCATCCAGGACCTCGACACCGAGCAGGAGCCGCCGCCCGCGCACATCGTGCTGCTGTCGGACGGCTCCAACACCACCGGCCGCCCGCTTCCCGAGGCCGCGCGGGCCGCCGCCGAGCGCGGCGTGCCCGTCACGACCATCGCGTACGGCACGCAGACCGGCACCATCGACATCCAGGGCAACCAGATCCCGGTGCCCGTCGACGCCCCCGCGCTGCAGGAGCTGGCCCGGTCGGCGGGCGGCGGCTTCTACGAGGCGGCCAGTGGCGACGAGCTGCAGGCGGTCTACGACGACATCGGCACCTCCGTCGGCTACCGGATGGAGCGGCAGGAGATCTGGCCCTGGTTCGTCGGCGCGGGCCTGCTGCTCGCAGCCCTGGCGGCGATCGGCTCGATGCTGTGGTTCTCGAGGCTGCCATGA
- a CDS encoding serine/threonine-protein kinase, translating to MPEMLDGRYQLDEPIGRGGMGEVWRGHDPRTGRAVAVKILAPQVTQPAARERFAREARAAAQIVHPNVVTVFDTGEQDGRPYLVMELLTGRSLAEELADGHRYGVAEVCRLMSQAASGLDAAHKAGVIHRDIKPANLHRTANGTLKILDFGIAQVASETSRLTTVGTVVGTAAYLAPEQINGEAGTAASDLYALGCVAYELLCGQPPFSGGAADLMRKHIFEPPVPPARIRPDVPPALDRLVVAMLAKEPAGRPANAEQVRQAFAAFAFPASGPNPTAVMPSPDAVPTADLRRAAPMPVTGAWTAEPAGPTRPAGPSRPNRRLVLQVVAGVAVIAAVALGVTLVNGPSGTPNPSSTPVAVASTPVTSAPEPEPTPAPSETVGKLTEAVTPPPDDDDDDDDERGGYTPSGGWQKWLGQFDRAVLLQEAKGGIDPKTAAKAHERIREAAKAVIAGDESGAQEKILDLTRELYKDSRKGKLDDGPLTDFLKSAGLR from the coding sequence ATGCCGGAAATGCTGGACGGGCGCTACCAGCTGGACGAGCCGATCGGGCGCGGCGGTATGGGCGAGGTCTGGCGGGGACACGACCCGCGGACCGGCAGGGCGGTGGCCGTCAAAATTCTCGCCCCTCAGGTGACGCAGCCCGCCGCCCGCGAGCGGTTCGCCCGTGAGGCGCGGGCGGCGGCCCAGATCGTGCACCCCAACGTGGTCACCGTCTTCGACACCGGCGAGCAGGACGGCCGTCCCTACCTGGTGATGGAGTTGCTGACGGGCCGCAGCCTGGCCGAGGAGCTGGCCGACGGGCACAGGTACGGCGTCGCCGAGGTCTGCCGCCTCATGAGCCAGGCCGCGTCGGGCCTCGACGCCGCGCACAAGGCCGGAGTGATCCACCGCGACATCAAGCCCGCCAACCTGCACAGGACGGCCAACGGCACGCTCAAGATCCTCGACTTCGGCATCGCCCAGGTGGCCAGCGAGACCTCCCGCCTCACGACGGTCGGCACCGTCGTCGGCACCGCGGCCTACCTCGCGCCCGAGCAGATCAACGGGGAGGCGGGCACCGCCGCCTCCGACCTCTACGCGCTCGGCTGCGTCGCCTACGAGCTGCTGTGCGGGCAGCCGCCCTTCTCCGGCGGGGCCGCCGACCTGATGCGCAAGCACATCTTCGAGCCGCCCGTGCCGCCCGCGCGGATCAGGCCCGACGTGCCGCCGGCCCTGGACCGGCTCGTGGTGGCCATGCTGGCCAAGGAGCCTGCCGGCCGTCCCGCCAACGCCGAGCAGGTACGGCAGGCCTTCGCGGCCTTCGCCTTCCCCGCGAGCGGCCCGAACCCGACGGCCGTCATGCCGTCGCCCGACGCCGTGCCGACGGCGGACCTGCGCAGGGCCGCCCCGATGCCGGTGACCGGCGCCTGGACGGCCGAGCCCGCCGGGCCCACTCGGCCCGCCGGGCCGAGCCGGCCGAACCGGCGGCTGGTCCTGCAGGTGGTGGCGGGCGTGGCGGTGATCGCGGCGGTGGCCCTCGGCGTGACGCTGGTCAACGGGCCCTCGGGCACGCCCAACCCGTCGTCCACGCCCGTGGCCGTCGCCTCCACGCCCGTCACCTCCGCGCCCGAGCCGGAGCCCACGCCGGCGCCCTCGGAGACCGTGGGGAAGCTGACGGAGGCGGTGACGCCGCCGCCCGATGACGACGATGACGATGACGACGAGCGCGGGGGATACACGCCTTCCGGCGGCTGGCAGAAGTGGCTCGGCCAGTTCGACCGGGCCGTCCTCCTCCAGGAGGCCAAGGGCGGCATCGACCCGAAGACGGCCGCCAAGGCGCACGAGCGGATCCGCGAGGCGGCCAAGGCGGTGATCGCGGGCGACGAGTCCGGGGCGCAGGAGAAGATCCTCGACCTCACGCGCGAGCTGTACAAGGACAGCCGCAAGGGCAAGCTCGACGACGGCCCGCTGACGGACTTCCTCAAGAGCGCGGGCCTGCGCTAG
- a CDS encoding response regulator transcription factor — translation MRLLVVEDEEDLVDALRVGLVRAGYAVDVAYDAPSASEKLQVNTYDLVLLDLNLPGGDGFQLCRTARASGSGVRIIMVTARDRLDDRVRGLDEGADDYLVKPFAFPELLARVRALLRRETGGTSVLEVGALRIDTARMEVSLGGRSLALTPKEYGVLHYLMTKPGHVVSSEELLEHVWDEHTDPFTNTVRVTVGNLRRKLQEEGLIETVISRGYRLREDA, via the coding sequence ATGCGACTGCTGGTCGTCGAAGACGAGGAGGACCTGGTCGACGCGCTCCGTGTCGGCCTGGTCCGCGCCGGCTATGCCGTGGACGTCGCCTACGACGCCCCGTCGGCGTCCGAGAAGCTCCAGGTCAACACCTACGACCTGGTGCTGCTCGACCTGAACCTGCCGGGCGGCGACGGGTTCCAGCTCTGCCGTACGGCCAGGGCCTCGGGCAGCGGGGTGCGGATCATCATGGTGACCGCCCGTGACCGCCTCGACGACCGGGTCAGGGGCCTGGACGAGGGCGCGGACGACTACCTCGTCAAGCCGTTCGCCTTCCCCGAGCTGCTGGCCAGGGTGCGGGCGCTGCTGCGCAGAGAGACCGGCGGGACCTCCGTGCTCGAGGTGGGAGCGCTGCGGATCGACACCGCGCGCATGGAGGTCTCGCTCGGCGGCAGGTCGCTGGCGCTGACCCCGAAGGAGTACGGCGTGCTGCACTACCTCATGACCAAGCCGGGCCACGTGGTCTCCAGCGAGGAGCTGCTGGAGCACGTGTGGGACGAGCACACCGACCCCTTCACCAACACCGTCCGGGTCACGGTCGGCAACCTGCGCCGCAAGCTGCAGGAGGAGGGCCTGATCGAGACGGTGATCAGCAGGGGCTACCGGCTGAGGGAGGACGCGTGA
- a CDS encoding sensor histidine kinase, whose protein sequence is MIHTIRFRLTVLYSALLFLLAAVVLGGIYYAVSVSTEQRPYTTEYAKTYRSNGEYVGKAQVVFVEEVENAINVKTMATLRDYSLATLAFLFVASLLIGWILSGRVLRPVRAITRTTDEIQATDLSRRIRLEGPKDELRDLADTVDTMLDRLEEAFRAQRQLIDDASHELRSPLTIIRTNIDAVLASPEATEEERARAVTIVDRATTRMTRLVEDLLASARRQGTAFADTDLDLAQVAAEATEEYAALAQARDLTLTRALGGELGMTGDHDALRRAVANLLSNAVRLSPPGGTVEVAAGREGGWLWTAVRDVGPGLSEEDRPRVFDRFWRGEASRRDRHTGLGLAIVRQIVESHGGRVAVFSQLGEGSTFVLWLPSREGAESPVPTINPLAGVANI, encoded by the coding sequence GTGATCCACACGATCAGGTTCAGGCTGACCGTGCTCTACTCGGCCCTGCTGTTCCTGCTGGCCGCGGTGGTGCTCGGCGGCATCTACTACGCGGTGTCCGTCTCGACCGAGCAGCGTCCCTACACCACCGAGTACGCCAAGACCTACCGCAGCAACGGAGAGTACGTGGGCAAGGCCCAGGTCGTCTTCGTCGAAGAGGTCGAGAACGCCATCAACGTCAAGACGATGGCCACCCTGCGCGACTACTCGCTCGCCACGCTCGCCTTCCTCTTCGTGGCCAGCCTCCTCATCGGCTGGATCCTGTCGGGCAGGGTGCTGCGCCCGGTGCGGGCGATCACCCGCACCACCGACGAGATCCAGGCCACCGACCTGTCCAGGAGGATCAGGCTCGAGGGACCCAAAGACGAGCTGCGCGACCTGGCCGACACCGTCGACACGATGCTCGACCGGCTGGAGGAGGCGTTCAGGGCGCAGCGCCAGCTGATCGACGACGCCTCACACGAGCTGCGCAGCCCGCTGACCATCATCAGGACCAACATCGACGCCGTCCTGGCCTCACCTGAGGCCACCGAGGAGGAGCGGGCCCGCGCCGTCACCATCGTGGACCGCGCGACCACGCGCATGACGAGGCTGGTGGAGGACCTGCTGGCCAGCGCCAGGCGCCAGGGGACCGCCTTCGCCGACACCGACCTCGACCTGGCCCAGGTGGCCGCCGAGGCCACCGAGGAGTACGCCGCGCTGGCCCAGGCCCGCGACCTCACCCTGACCCGCGCGCTGGGCGGCGAGCTGGGCATGACGGGCGATCACGACGCGCTGCGCAGGGCGGTGGCCAACCTGCTGTCCAACGCCGTACGGCTCTCGCCGCCGGGCGGCACCGTCGAGGTGGCGGCGGGCAGGGAGGGCGGCTGGCTCTGGACGGCCGTCCGCGACGTGGGCCCCGGCCTCTCGGAGGAGGACAGGCCGCGCGTCTTCGACAGGTTCTGGCGCGGCGAGGCCAGCCGCAGGGACCGGCACACCGGGCTCGGCCTGGCCATCGTCAGGCAGATCGTCGAGTCGCACGGCGGGCGGGTGGCCGTCTTCTCCCAGCTGGGCGAGGGCAGCACGTTCGTGCTCTGGCTGCCGTCACGTGAGGGCGCCGAGAGCCCCGTGCCGACGATCAATCCCCTCGCGGGTGTCGCGAACATATAG
- a CDS encoding DUF58 domain-containing protein yields MRGYLAAEPALRRLELVVTRRLDGLLQGEHLGLVPGQGSEPAEARPYQAGDDVRRIDWNVTARTTAPHVRDLIVDRELEIWTLLDATASMDFGTAKMEKRELALAAVAAVGFLTQRTGNRIGAHLLHGGGVRRLPARTGRPHLMAVLQAMFGLPRTSPGVAEPPLGAALEQLGRVVRRRGLVVVVSDFLDDPETWERPIRRLGVRHQVLAVEVVDPRELTLPDVGVLTLIDPESGRRREVSTGNARLRLRYAEAAAAQRAAISSALRRTGATHLRLRTDGDWVRDLVEHVLRQRRLARLAPAPGSPATRAGSEAGAASRLTPIGGRDSSGGAALPDGPDALGSRAVDGPAPESSPGARVVGGVGGGGVRGSGKPGPWGSGPGGEAA; encoded by the coding sequence ATGAGAGGGTATCTGGCCGCCGAGCCGGCCCTGCGCAGGCTGGAGCTGGTCGTCACCCGCCGCCTGGACGGCCTGCTGCAGGGCGAGCACCTGGGGCTGGTGCCGGGGCAGGGCAGCGAGCCGGCCGAGGCCAGGCCGTACCAGGCAGGTGACGACGTGCGGCGCATCGACTGGAACGTCACCGCCCGCACGACCGCGCCGCACGTCAGGGACCTGATCGTGGACAGGGAACTGGAGATCTGGACGCTGCTGGACGCCACCGCGAGCATGGACTTCGGCACGGCCAAGATGGAGAAGCGCGAGCTGGCGCTGGCCGCGGTGGCGGCGGTGGGCTTCCTGACCCAGCGCACCGGCAACAGGATCGGCGCGCACCTGCTGCACGGCGGCGGTGTGCGCAGGCTGCCCGCGCGGACGGGGCGGCCGCACCTCATGGCGGTCCTGCAGGCGATGTTCGGGCTGCCGCGCACCTCTCCCGGGGTGGCCGAGCCGCCTCTGGGGGCGGCGCTGGAACAGCTCGGCAGGGTGGTCCGGCGCCGCGGCCTCGTCGTGGTGGTCTCCGACTTCCTCGACGATCCGGAGACGTGGGAGAGGCCGATCCGCCGCCTGGGGGTCAGGCACCAGGTGCTGGCCGTCGAGGTGGTCGACCCTCGGGAGCTGACCCTGCCCGACGTCGGCGTGCTGACGCTCATCGACCCCGAGAGCGGCAGGCGCAGGGAGGTGTCCACGGGCAACGCCAGGCTGCGCCTGCGGTACGCCGAGGCGGCTGCCGCCCAGCGCGCGGCCATCTCGTCGGCGCTGCGCAGGACGGGCGCCACGCATCTGCGGCTGCGCACGGACGGGGACTGGGTGCGCGACCTGGTCGAGCACGTGTTGCGCCAGCGCAGACTCGCCCGTCTGGCCCCCGCTCCCGGCTCCCCGGCCACGCGCGCCGGCTCTGAGGCGGGCGCCGCTTCGCGGCTGACCCCGATCGGCGGCCGAGATTCCTCTGGGGGCGCTGCGCTCCCCGATGGTCCAGACGCTCTGGGTTCGCGAGCGGTCGACGGACCCGCCCCCGAGAGCTCTCCGGGGGCGCGGGTGGTCGGCGGGGTCGGGGGCGGTGGTGTTCGAGGGAGTGGGAAGCCCGGGCCGTGGGGGAGCGGGCCGGGAGGGGAGGCGGCATGA
- a CDS encoding dienelactone hydrolase family protein: MMSPFKRYLAEEIALDHVEGLISRREALRRLALLGLGLPAATALLSACGADAPAAAPSAAAASPTPSAPASPAGPSPLPTEAVTFAGPEGAPLRGAWAAAPNGKGAVLVIHENRGLNDHTRSVAGRLAASGYSALALDLLSREGGTDSFSDTAQVTAKLGEIQPERFVADMKAALDELAVRAPGTKLGMVGFCFGGGMTWLLLSNAEPRLAAAVPFYGPLPEGADFTGTRAAVLGIYAEQDDRVNATRDAARAALEKAGLPHEIVTFPGVGHAFFNDTGQRYNAQAAAQAYQRVLDWFGRHLA; this comes from the coding sequence ATGATGTCACCCTTCAAGCGCTACCTCGCCGAGGAGATCGCACTCGACCACGTCGAAGGGCTCATCTCGCGCAGGGAGGCGCTGCGCAGGCTGGCCCTGCTCGGGCTCGGCCTGCCCGCGGCCACCGCGCTGCTGAGCGCGTGCGGGGCGGACGCGCCGGCCGCCGCGCCGAGCGCCGCCGCGGCCAGCCCCACTCCCAGCGCGCCCGCCTCGCCCGCGGGCCCTTCGCCACTGCCGACCGAGGCCGTCACCTTCGCGGGCCCCGAGGGCGCGCCCCTGCGAGGGGCCTGGGCGGCGGCGCCGAACGGCAAGGGCGCGGTCCTGGTCATCCATGAGAACCGCGGGCTCAACGACCACACCCGTTCCGTCGCGGGACGGCTGGCCGCCAGCGGCTACTCCGCACTCGCCCTCGACCTGCTGTCACGCGAGGGCGGCACCGACTCCTTCAGCGACACCGCCCAGGTCACGGCCAAGCTCGGCGAGATCCAGCCCGAGCGGTTCGTCGCCGACATGAAGGCGGCGCTGGACGAGCTGGCCGTCAGGGCGCCCGGCACCAAGCTCGGCATGGTGGGTTTCTGCTTCGGCGGCGGCATGACGTGGTTGCTGCTGTCGAACGCCGAGCCGCGCCTGGCCGCCGCCGTGCCCTTCTACGGCCCGCTGCCCGAGGGCGCCGACTTCACCGGAACCAGGGCGGCCGTCCTCGGGATCTACGCCGAGCAGGACGACCGGGTGAACGCCACCCGCGACGCGGCGCGGGCCGCGCTGGAGAAGGCGGGGCTCCCGCACGAGATCGTCACCTTCCCCGGCGTCGGCCACGCCTTCTTCAACGACACCGGCCAGCGCTACAACGCGCAGGCCGCGGCCCAGGCCTACCAGCGGGTCCTCGACTGGTTCGGCAGGCACCTGGCCTGA
- a CDS encoding S1C family serine protease, with the protein MREHAMTGLGEPRGPDFRPGARPEFRQGPPPPPVAAGGGAAAAPRGRLLVTAALVAALTGGAAGVAGARLIEGSEPAPAALPRVPAAQAPSPGQSQGQGQGQGLSATAAQVLPSVVSVETGRGGGSGFVVDDRGHVLTNAHVIGAATRATVVLNDGRRLGARIVGADADEDLAVLAVDDATGLTPARLGRSSRLAVGEQVLAIGSPLGLSGTVTAGIVSALDREVGLGGSRRTAVQTDASINPGNSGGPLVNARGEVVGVNTAIATSRGGGNIGIGFAIPIDRAAPIAESIIRN; encoded by the coding sequence ATGAGGGAACACGCCATGACCGGCCTGGGCGAGCCGCGCGGGCCCGACTTCCGTCCGGGCGCGCGGCCCGAGTTCCGGCAGGGGCCGCCACCGCCACCCGTCGCCGCGGGCGGCGGGGCGGCGGCCGCCCCCAGAGGCCGCCTCCTGGTGACCGCCGCGCTCGTCGCCGCGCTCACCGGCGGGGCGGCGGGCGTCGCGGGGGCGCGGCTCATCGAAGGGTCCGAGCCCGCCCCCGCGGCCCTGCCCCGCGTCCCCGCGGCGCAGGCCCCGAGCCCGGGCCAGTCTCAGGGACAGGGGCAGGGGCAGGGGCTCAGCGCCACCGCCGCCCAGGTGCTGCCGAGCGTCGTCTCCGTCGAGACCGGGCGGGGTGGCGGCTCCGGGTTCGTCGTCGACGACCGCGGCCACGTCCTGACCAACGCCCACGTCATCGGCGCCGCCACGAGAGCCACGGTGGTGCTCAACGACGGGCGCAGGCTCGGCGCCAGAATCGTGGGCGCCGACGCCGACGAGGACCTGGCGGTCCTGGCCGTCGACGACGCCACGGGACTGACCCCGGCGCGGCTTGGCAGGTCGAGCCGGCTGGCCGTCGGCGAGCAGGTGCTGGCCATCGGCTCGCCGCTCGGCCTGTCGGGCACGGTGACCGCGGGCATCGTCAGCGCGCTCGACAGGGAGGTGGGCCTCGGCGGCAGCAGGCGCACGGCCGTCCAGACCGACGCCTCGATCAATCCCGGCAACTCCGGCGGCCCGCTGGTGAACGCTCGAGGAGAGGTGGTGGGAGTGAACACCGCGATCGCCACGAGCAGGGGCGGAGGGAACATCGGGATCGGTTTCGCGATTCCCATAGACAGAGCCGCCCCCATCGCGGAAAGCATCATCCGAAACTAG
- a CDS encoding AAA family ATPase: MTEPDLLERALFEVKRVIVGQDHMVERLVVAVLAKGHCLLEGVPGIAKTLAAETLATVVGGSFARIQFTPDLVPSDIVGTRIYRPSTESFDVELGPVMANLVLADEINRAPAKVQSALLEIMAERQVSIGGVTHPMPAPFLVLATQNPIESEGVYHLPEAQRDRFLMKVDVGYPSESEELAIVYRMSVDPPVPQPVLDPARIVALQRRAEEVFVHHAIAEYAVRLVHATREPARYGLQDVERSLAFGASPRATLGLLAAARALALLRGRDYVLPDDVRVLAHDVMAHRLVLSFDALAEGTTARQIVDRLVEAVPLPVIAPQQEAA; this comes from the coding sequence ATGACCGAGCCGGATCTGCTGGAGCGGGCGCTGTTCGAGGTCAAGCGGGTGATCGTCGGGCAGGACCACATGGTCGAACGCCTGGTGGTCGCGGTTCTCGCCAAGGGGCACTGCCTGCTCGAAGGGGTGCCCGGCATCGCCAAGACGCTCGCGGCCGAGACGCTGGCCACCGTGGTCGGCGGGTCTTTCGCGCGCATCCAGTTCACCCCTGACCTGGTGCCCTCCGACATCGTCGGCACCAGGATCTACCGCCCGTCCACCGAGAGCTTCGACGTCGAGCTCGGGCCCGTCATGGCGAACCTCGTGCTCGCCGACGAGATCAACAGAGCGCCCGCCAAGGTGCAGTCGGCGTTGCTGGAGATCATGGCCGAGCGCCAGGTCAGCATCGGCGGCGTCACGCACCCGATGCCCGCGCCGTTCCTGGTGCTGGCCACGCAGAACCCGATCGAGTCCGAGGGCGTCTACCACCTGCCCGAGGCGCAGCGGGACCGCTTCCTGATGAAGGTCGACGTGGGCTATCCCAGCGAGTCGGAGGAGCTGGCGATCGTCTACCGGATGAGCGTGGACCCGCCCGTTCCCCAGCCCGTCCTCGACCCCGCCCGGATCGTCGCGCTCCAGCGACGGGCGGAGGAGGTGTTCGTCCACCATGCGATCGCGGAGTACGCGGTGCGGCTTGTGCACGCCACCAGGGAGCCCGCGCGGTACGGCCTGCAGGACGTCGAGCGGTCGCTGGCGTTCGGCGCCTCGCCGAGGGCGACGCTCGGGCTGCTGGCGGCGGCGCGGGCCCTCGCACTGCTGAGGGGGCGCGACTACGTCCTGCCCGACGACGTGCGCGTCCTGGCGCACGACGTGATGGCGCATCGGCTCGTGCTGTCGTTCGACGCCCTCGCCGAGGGGACGACGGCGCGGCAGATCGTGGACAGGCTGGTCGAGGCCGTGCCGCTGCCCGTGATCGCCCCGCAGCAGGAGGCGGCATGA